In Daphnia magna isolate NIES linkage group LG5, ASM2063170v1.1, whole genome shotgun sequence, the sequence aagtaaaaaaaaaaagacttgcaCACAAATGAATTTAAGAAAATACTTTCGTCtaaaacccaaaaaagaaCTTGATATTATACCACAGTGCCTCCTGAGAGGATTGAACTCTCGGCCTTTGGTTGACTTTAGATGAATACGAGACCaacgctctaccactgagctaagaaggcgTGCCAACTTAACAAATGTTGAAGACATTCAAACAGCCAGTACGAAAGTTACAAGCAATTGCAACGTACACATTAAGAACTAATTGTGAGCGACATCAGTTCCTAAGAAATATTTGTAGCTACAGTCGAAATACGAAATTCATTGGAATATTTAATCACACAATTCTTTCATGCCTTCTGAAAGGATTGAACTCTCGACCTTTGGTTAACTGAATTCTATACGAGACCaacgctctaccactgagctaagaaggcgATGTTAATTATACATAGCCCATTGGTTCAAACAGGAGCAGAGGTTCGAAGAACGCTTGATTACCTTGGAAACTCTTGGTGTAGACGAGAGACAAGTTCGAATAAAGACATATATCATATTTACTGTAAAAAATTAATGGAGCTATAGTTTGAGTCATGCAACATTTGGTCAAAATAAAACTGATGAGAATTACACGAAAATTCAGTTACAGGCTGAAAAACAGGCTATTAAACCAGTACATGATAGCAAATTGTAATTTGCGGTAGATTGCAGAGAGCACGAACGAAGCGAAAGTGGATGCGCCGCGTGGTAAAAGTAGGTTGACAACCGGGTCTATGAATTTCATGAGCTCGTCAATTAGCGACACAGAGATGCGTCCAACAAAATTCCATTTAAAATAGTTGACAGTCGAATGAAATATTTCTTCAAGGATCCAACGTTTGTCTCGTGATCTTATAATAACACACCGTATCATAAATGTACTTAAATAGGTTTCGGCTGAATAAAACAATCTACGACTTACTTCAAAGCCAACGCCGATCGGTTGTAGTGTAAGAGTACTTCATCGCCATCAC encodes:
- the LOC116922534 gene encoding uncharacterized protein LOC116922534, which translates into the protein MSFIQTTCFTALAVFVLVSCLARLIEAESDGDEVLLHYNRSALALKSRDKRWILEEIFHSTVNYFKWNFVGRISVSLIDELMKFIDPVVNLLLPRGASTFASFVLSAIYRKLQFAIMYWFNSLFFSL